One part of the Mustela erminea isolate mMusErm1 chromosome 11, mMusErm1.Pri, whole genome shotgun sequence genome encodes these proteins:
- the ADCK2 gene encoding uncharacterized aarF domain-containing protein kinase 2 isoform X1, which produces MVTPWRFSVRVCLSHLRGFELRKELGLLRSSGCSRNARLCWLLLGTLPKLISTYGDTGEGAPESACQRRASWSDLAENGPLERVSQEGQLGGLFLHLRIWLRAGALLMKFFPLLLFYPLTYLAPSVSSLWLYLLLKATETSGPTYIKLGQWASTRRDLFSEAFCAQFSKLHVRVTPHPWTHTEHFLRQAFGEDWGKVLCFEKKEPVGSGCVAQVYKAHANPAFLENDSVRRLAKASRLQPSSEAGAVGRLGDLFGPPEKVWGFQGSLADQSFLERLLLPEADLVGSNAVVSQSLARAHRPEPDHLIPVAVKVLHPGLLAQVQMDLLLMKMGSRVLALLPGVKWLSLPEIVEEFEKLMVHQIDLRYEARNLEHFQCNFLNVNSVKFPTPLRPFVTRDVLVETYEESVPVSSYQQAGIPSDLKKKIARLGINMLLKMIFVDNFVHADLHPGNILVQGADGLSKSREAPLQQMDVCDTLVVAMTPARCPLRLVLLDAGIVAELQAADLSNFRAVFMAVAMGQGQRVAELILHHARASECRDVQAFKAEMATLVTQARKNTITLEKLQVSSLLSNVFKLLMTHKVKLESNFASIVFAIMVLEGLGRSLDPKLDILEAAKPFLLKGPAFPC; this is translated from the exons ATGGTGACCCCCTGGCGCTTCTCCGTCAGGGTCTGCTTGTCGCATCTAAGGGGTTTTGAGCTCAGAAAAGAACTCGGGCTTTTAAGATCATCTGGGTGCTCTCGTAATGCCAGACTCTGTTGGCTTCTGCTCGGTACTTTACCCAAACTTATCTCAACCTATGGGGACACTGGTGAGGGGGCCCCTGAGAGCGCATGCCAGCGAAGAGCCAGCTGGAGTGACCTAGCTGAAAATGGACCACTGGAGAGAGTCTCCCAAGAGGGGCAGCTCGGAGGCCTCTTTCTGCACCTCCGCATCTGGCTCCGGGCTGGGGCTCTCTTGATGaaattcttccctctccttctcttctatcCCCTCACCTACCTGGCTCCCAGCGTCTCCAGCCTCTGGCTCTACCTGCTTCTGAAAGCCACGGAGACCTCAGGCCCAACCTACATCAAACTGGGCCAATGGGCCAGCACCCGGCGTGATCTCTTCTCAGAGGCTTTCTGTGCCCAGTTCTCCAAGCTGCATGTCCGGGTGACGCCCCACCCTTGGACTCACACAGAACACTTCCTGCGGCAGGCGTTTGGGGAAGACTGGGGCAAGGTCCTCTGCTTTGAGAAGAAGGAACCTGTGGGCTCAGGCTGTGTGGCCCAAGTGTACAAAGCACATGCCAATCCTGCCTTCCTGGAGAATGACAGTGTCCGGAGACTTGCTAAGGCCTCCCGCCTGCAGCCTTCTTCGGAAGCTGGGGCAGTCGGGAGGCTGGGAGATCTCTTTGGACCCCCGGAGAAGGTGTGGGGGTTTCAAGGAAGTCTTGCCGACCAGTCCTTTCTAGAAAGGCTGCTCCTCCCTGAAGCCGACCTGGTTGGATCAAATGCAGTCGTGTCTCAGTCTTTAGCGCGTGCCCACCGACCTGAGCCAGATCACCTCATCCCCGTGGCCGTGAAA GTGCTGCACCCAGGCTTGCTGGCGCaagtacagatggaccttctgcTGATGAAGATGGGCAGCCGCGTCCTGGCGCTTTTGCCGGGAGTCAAGTGGCTTAGCTTGCCCGAGATCgtggaggaatttgagaagctcATGGTCCATCAG ATCGACCTGCGTTACGAAGCTCGGAATCTAGAACACTTCCAGTGCAACTTCCTGAATGTGAATTCTGTCAAATTCCCCACCCCCCTGCGTCCCTTTGTCACCAGGGATGTCTTGGTGGAGACTTACGAA GAGAGCGTGCCTGTGTCCAGTTACCAGCAGGCGGGGATCCCCTCTGACTTGAAGAAGAAGATCGCCCGGCTGGGGATCAACATGCTGCTGAAGATG ATATTTGTGGACAACTTTGTCCATGCAGACCTCCACCCGGGGAACATCCTGGTCCAGGGCGCCGACGGTCTTTCCAAGAGTCGAGAGGCACCTCTGCAGCAGATGGATGTCTGCGACACGCTGGTGGTGGCCATGACCCCCGCCCGCTGCCCGCTGCGCCTGGTGCTGCTGGATGCCGGCATCGTGGCGGAGCTGCAGGCCGCGGACCTGAGCAACTTCCGGGCCGTTTTCATGGCTGTGGCGATGGGGCAG GGCCAGAGAGTGGCCGAGCTCATCCTGCATCACGCCCGGGCCAGCGAGTGCAGGGACGTGCAGGCGTTCAAGGCTGAGATGGCCACACTGGTGACCCAGGCCAGGAAGAACACCATCACCCTGGAAAAG cTTCAAGTTTCCAGCCTTCTGTCCAATGTCTTTAAGTTACTGATGACTCACAAG gtaAAGCTTGAGAGCAACTTTGCCTCCATTGTGTTTGCCATCATGGTGTTGGAGGGCCTTGGCCGCTCACTGGACCCCAAACTGGACATCCTGGAGGCAGCAAAGCCCTTCCTTCTGAAAGGACCAGCGTTCCCCTGCTGA
- the ADCK2 gene encoding uncharacterized aarF domain-containing protein kinase 2 isoform X3, translating to MVTPWRFSVRVCLSHLRGFELRKELGLLRSSGCSRNARLCWLLLGTLPKLISTYGDTGEGAPESACQRRASWSDLAENGPLERVSQEGQLGGLFLHLRIWLRAGALLMKFFPLLLFYPLTYLAPSVSSLWLYLLLKATETSGPTYIKLGQWASTRRDLFSEAFCAQFSKLHVRVTPHPWTHTEHFLRQAFGEDWGKVLCFEKKEPVGSGCVAQVYKAHANPAFLENDSVRRLAKASRLQPSSEAGAVGRLGDLFGPPEKVWGFQGSLADQSFLERLLLPEADLVGSNAVVSQSLARAHRPEPDHLIPVAVKVLHPGLLAQVQMDLLLMKMGSRVLALLPGVKWLSLPEIVEEFEKLMVHQIDLRYEARNLEHFQCNFLNVNSVKFPTPLRPFVTRDVLVETYEESVPVSSYQQAGIPSDLKKKIARLGINMLLKMIFVDNFVHADLHPGNILVQGADGLSKSREAPLQQMDVCDTLVVAMTPARCPLRLVLLDAGIVAELQAADLSNFRAVFMAVAMGQGQRVAELILHHARASECRDVQAFKAEMATLVTQARKNTITLEKLQVSSLLSNVFKLLMTHKDFAFLPSIYNGSGFPDPHQHSLSF from the exons ATGGTGACCCCCTGGCGCTTCTCCGTCAGGGTCTGCTTGTCGCATCTAAGGGGTTTTGAGCTCAGAAAAGAACTCGGGCTTTTAAGATCATCTGGGTGCTCTCGTAATGCCAGACTCTGTTGGCTTCTGCTCGGTACTTTACCCAAACTTATCTCAACCTATGGGGACACTGGTGAGGGGGCCCCTGAGAGCGCATGCCAGCGAAGAGCCAGCTGGAGTGACCTAGCTGAAAATGGACCACTGGAGAGAGTCTCCCAAGAGGGGCAGCTCGGAGGCCTCTTTCTGCACCTCCGCATCTGGCTCCGGGCTGGGGCTCTCTTGATGaaattcttccctctccttctcttctatcCCCTCACCTACCTGGCTCCCAGCGTCTCCAGCCTCTGGCTCTACCTGCTTCTGAAAGCCACGGAGACCTCAGGCCCAACCTACATCAAACTGGGCCAATGGGCCAGCACCCGGCGTGATCTCTTCTCAGAGGCTTTCTGTGCCCAGTTCTCCAAGCTGCATGTCCGGGTGACGCCCCACCCTTGGACTCACACAGAACACTTCCTGCGGCAGGCGTTTGGGGAAGACTGGGGCAAGGTCCTCTGCTTTGAGAAGAAGGAACCTGTGGGCTCAGGCTGTGTGGCCCAAGTGTACAAAGCACATGCCAATCCTGCCTTCCTGGAGAATGACAGTGTCCGGAGACTTGCTAAGGCCTCCCGCCTGCAGCCTTCTTCGGAAGCTGGGGCAGTCGGGAGGCTGGGAGATCTCTTTGGACCCCCGGAGAAGGTGTGGGGGTTTCAAGGAAGTCTTGCCGACCAGTCCTTTCTAGAAAGGCTGCTCCTCCCTGAAGCCGACCTGGTTGGATCAAATGCAGTCGTGTCTCAGTCTTTAGCGCGTGCCCACCGACCTGAGCCAGATCACCTCATCCCCGTGGCCGTGAAA GTGCTGCACCCAGGCTTGCTGGCGCaagtacagatggaccttctgcTGATGAAGATGGGCAGCCGCGTCCTGGCGCTTTTGCCGGGAGTCAAGTGGCTTAGCTTGCCCGAGATCgtggaggaatttgagaagctcATGGTCCATCAG ATCGACCTGCGTTACGAAGCTCGGAATCTAGAACACTTCCAGTGCAACTTCCTGAATGTGAATTCTGTCAAATTCCCCACCCCCCTGCGTCCCTTTGTCACCAGGGATGTCTTGGTGGAGACTTACGAA GAGAGCGTGCCTGTGTCCAGTTACCAGCAGGCGGGGATCCCCTCTGACTTGAAGAAGAAGATCGCCCGGCTGGGGATCAACATGCTGCTGAAGATG ATATTTGTGGACAACTTTGTCCATGCAGACCTCCACCCGGGGAACATCCTGGTCCAGGGCGCCGACGGTCTTTCCAAGAGTCGAGAGGCACCTCTGCAGCAGATGGATGTCTGCGACACGCTGGTGGTGGCCATGACCCCCGCCCGCTGCCCGCTGCGCCTGGTGCTGCTGGATGCCGGCATCGTGGCGGAGCTGCAGGCCGCGGACCTGAGCAACTTCCGGGCCGTTTTCATGGCTGTGGCGATGGGGCAG GGCCAGAGAGTGGCCGAGCTCATCCTGCATCACGCCCGGGCCAGCGAGTGCAGGGACGTGCAGGCGTTCAAGGCTGAGATGGCCACACTGGTGACCCAGGCCAGGAAGAACACCATCACCCTGGAAAAG cTTCAAGTTTCCAGCCTTCTGTCCAATGTCTTTAAGTTACTGATGACTCACAAG GATTTTGCCTTCCTGCCATCAATATACAACGGATCTGGTTTTCCAGATCCCCACCAACACTCGTTGTCGTTCTGA
- the ADCK2 gene encoding uncharacterized aarF domain-containing protein kinase 2 isoform X2 — MVTPWRFSVRVCLSHLRGFELRKELGLLRSSGCSRNARLCWLLLGTLPKLISTYGDTGEGAPESACQRRASWSDLAENGPLERVSQEGQLGGLFLHLRIWLRAGALLMKFFPLLLFYPLTYLAPSVSSLWLYLLLKATETSGPTYIKLGQWASTRRDLFSEAFCAQFSKLHVRVTPHPWTHTEHFLRQAFGEDWGKVLCFEKKEPVGSGCVAQVYKAHANPAFLENDSVRRLAKASRLQPSSEAGAVGRLGDLFGPPEKVWGFQGSLADQSFLERLLLPEADLVGSNAVVSQSLARAHRPEPDHLIPVAVKVLHPGLLAQVQMDLLLMKMGSRVLALLPGVKWLSLPEIVEEFEKLMVHQIDLRYEARNLEHFQCNFLNVNSVKFPTPLRPFVTRDVLVETYEESVPVSSYQQAGIPSDLKKKIARLGINMLLKMIFVDNFVHADLHPGNILVQGADGLSKSREAPLQQMDVCDTLVVAMTPARCPLRLVLLDAGIVAELQAADLSNFRAVFMAVAMGQGQRVAELILHHARASECRDVQAFKAEMATLVTQARKNTITLEKLQVSSLLSNVFKLLMTHKLSRINGVVQDLSFCAWIISLTMMPSRFIWIVACHRISFSRLKSIP, encoded by the exons ATGGTGACCCCCTGGCGCTTCTCCGTCAGGGTCTGCTTGTCGCATCTAAGGGGTTTTGAGCTCAGAAAAGAACTCGGGCTTTTAAGATCATCTGGGTGCTCTCGTAATGCCAGACTCTGTTGGCTTCTGCTCGGTACTTTACCCAAACTTATCTCAACCTATGGGGACACTGGTGAGGGGGCCCCTGAGAGCGCATGCCAGCGAAGAGCCAGCTGGAGTGACCTAGCTGAAAATGGACCACTGGAGAGAGTCTCCCAAGAGGGGCAGCTCGGAGGCCTCTTTCTGCACCTCCGCATCTGGCTCCGGGCTGGGGCTCTCTTGATGaaattcttccctctccttctcttctatcCCCTCACCTACCTGGCTCCCAGCGTCTCCAGCCTCTGGCTCTACCTGCTTCTGAAAGCCACGGAGACCTCAGGCCCAACCTACATCAAACTGGGCCAATGGGCCAGCACCCGGCGTGATCTCTTCTCAGAGGCTTTCTGTGCCCAGTTCTCCAAGCTGCATGTCCGGGTGACGCCCCACCCTTGGACTCACACAGAACACTTCCTGCGGCAGGCGTTTGGGGAAGACTGGGGCAAGGTCCTCTGCTTTGAGAAGAAGGAACCTGTGGGCTCAGGCTGTGTGGCCCAAGTGTACAAAGCACATGCCAATCCTGCCTTCCTGGAGAATGACAGTGTCCGGAGACTTGCTAAGGCCTCCCGCCTGCAGCCTTCTTCGGAAGCTGGGGCAGTCGGGAGGCTGGGAGATCTCTTTGGACCCCCGGAGAAGGTGTGGGGGTTTCAAGGAAGTCTTGCCGACCAGTCCTTTCTAGAAAGGCTGCTCCTCCCTGAAGCCGACCTGGTTGGATCAAATGCAGTCGTGTCTCAGTCTTTAGCGCGTGCCCACCGACCTGAGCCAGATCACCTCATCCCCGTGGCCGTGAAA GTGCTGCACCCAGGCTTGCTGGCGCaagtacagatggaccttctgcTGATGAAGATGGGCAGCCGCGTCCTGGCGCTTTTGCCGGGAGTCAAGTGGCTTAGCTTGCCCGAGATCgtggaggaatttgagaagctcATGGTCCATCAG ATCGACCTGCGTTACGAAGCTCGGAATCTAGAACACTTCCAGTGCAACTTCCTGAATGTGAATTCTGTCAAATTCCCCACCCCCCTGCGTCCCTTTGTCACCAGGGATGTCTTGGTGGAGACTTACGAA GAGAGCGTGCCTGTGTCCAGTTACCAGCAGGCGGGGATCCCCTCTGACTTGAAGAAGAAGATCGCCCGGCTGGGGATCAACATGCTGCTGAAGATG ATATTTGTGGACAACTTTGTCCATGCAGACCTCCACCCGGGGAACATCCTGGTCCAGGGCGCCGACGGTCTTTCCAAGAGTCGAGAGGCACCTCTGCAGCAGATGGATGTCTGCGACACGCTGGTGGTGGCCATGACCCCCGCCCGCTGCCCGCTGCGCCTGGTGCTGCTGGATGCCGGCATCGTGGCGGAGCTGCAGGCCGCGGACCTGAGCAACTTCCGGGCCGTTTTCATGGCTGTGGCGATGGGGCAG GGCCAGAGAGTGGCCGAGCTCATCCTGCATCACGCCCGGGCCAGCGAGTGCAGGGACGTGCAGGCGTTCAAGGCTGAGATGGCCACACTGGTGACCCAGGCCAGGAAGAACACCATCACCCTGGAAAAG cTTCAAGTTTCCAGCCTTCTGTCCAATGTCTTTAAGTTACTGATGACTCACAAG TTATCTCGTATAAATGGAGTTGTGCAGgatttgtccttttgtgcctgGATCATTTCCCTCACCATGATGCCCTCGAGGTTCATCTGGATTGTGGCATGTCACAGGATTTCTTTCTCAAGACTAAAGAGTATTCCATAG
- the ADCK2 gene encoding uncharacterized aarF domain-containing protein kinase 2 isoform X4: MVTPWRFSVRVCLSHLRGFELRKELGLLRSSGCSRNARLCWLLLGTLPKLISTYGDTGEGAPESACQRRASWSDLAENGPLERVSQEGQLGGLFLHLRIWLRAGALLMKFFPLLLFYPLTYLAPSVSSLWLYLLLKATETSGPTYIKLGQWASTRRDLFSEAFCAQFSKLHVRVTPHPWTHTEHFLRQAFGEDWGKVLCFEKKEPVGSGCVAQVYKAHANPAFLENDSVRRLAKASRLQPSSEAGAVGRLGDLFGPPEKVWGFQGSLADQSFLERLLLPEADLVGSNAVVSQSLARAHRPEPDHLIPVAVKVLHPGLLAQVQMDLLLMKMGSRVLALLPGVKWLSLPEIVEEFEKLMVHQIDLRYEARNLEHFQCNFLNVNSVKFPTPLRPFVTRDVLVETYEESVPVSSYQQAGIPSDLKKKIARLGINMLLKMIFVDNFVHADLHPGNILVQGADGLSKSREAPLQQMDVCDTLVVAMTPARCPLRLVLLDAGIVAELQAADLSNFRAVFMAVAMGQGQRVAELILHHARASECRDVQAFKAEMATLVTQARKNTITLEKLQVSSLLSNVFKLLMTHKLKIHIQNLP; the protein is encoded by the exons ATGGTGACCCCCTGGCGCTTCTCCGTCAGGGTCTGCTTGTCGCATCTAAGGGGTTTTGAGCTCAGAAAAGAACTCGGGCTTTTAAGATCATCTGGGTGCTCTCGTAATGCCAGACTCTGTTGGCTTCTGCTCGGTACTTTACCCAAACTTATCTCAACCTATGGGGACACTGGTGAGGGGGCCCCTGAGAGCGCATGCCAGCGAAGAGCCAGCTGGAGTGACCTAGCTGAAAATGGACCACTGGAGAGAGTCTCCCAAGAGGGGCAGCTCGGAGGCCTCTTTCTGCACCTCCGCATCTGGCTCCGGGCTGGGGCTCTCTTGATGaaattcttccctctccttctcttctatcCCCTCACCTACCTGGCTCCCAGCGTCTCCAGCCTCTGGCTCTACCTGCTTCTGAAAGCCACGGAGACCTCAGGCCCAACCTACATCAAACTGGGCCAATGGGCCAGCACCCGGCGTGATCTCTTCTCAGAGGCTTTCTGTGCCCAGTTCTCCAAGCTGCATGTCCGGGTGACGCCCCACCCTTGGACTCACACAGAACACTTCCTGCGGCAGGCGTTTGGGGAAGACTGGGGCAAGGTCCTCTGCTTTGAGAAGAAGGAACCTGTGGGCTCAGGCTGTGTGGCCCAAGTGTACAAAGCACATGCCAATCCTGCCTTCCTGGAGAATGACAGTGTCCGGAGACTTGCTAAGGCCTCCCGCCTGCAGCCTTCTTCGGAAGCTGGGGCAGTCGGGAGGCTGGGAGATCTCTTTGGACCCCCGGAGAAGGTGTGGGGGTTTCAAGGAAGTCTTGCCGACCAGTCCTTTCTAGAAAGGCTGCTCCTCCCTGAAGCCGACCTGGTTGGATCAAATGCAGTCGTGTCTCAGTCTTTAGCGCGTGCCCACCGACCTGAGCCAGATCACCTCATCCCCGTGGCCGTGAAA GTGCTGCACCCAGGCTTGCTGGCGCaagtacagatggaccttctgcTGATGAAGATGGGCAGCCGCGTCCTGGCGCTTTTGCCGGGAGTCAAGTGGCTTAGCTTGCCCGAGATCgtggaggaatttgagaagctcATGGTCCATCAG ATCGACCTGCGTTACGAAGCTCGGAATCTAGAACACTTCCAGTGCAACTTCCTGAATGTGAATTCTGTCAAATTCCCCACCCCCCTGCGTCCCTTTGTCACCAGGGATGTCTTGGTGGAGACTTACGAA GAGAGCGTGCCTGTGTCCAGTTACCAGCAGGCGGGGATCCCCTCTGACTTGAAGAAGAAGATCGCCCGGCTGGGGATCAACATGCTGCTGAAGATG ATATTTGTGGACAACTTTGTCCATGCAGACCTCCACCCGGGGAACATCCTGGTCCAGGGCGCCGACGGTCTTTCCAAGAGTCGAGAGGCACCTCTGCAGCAGATGGATGTCTGCGACACGCTGGTGGTGGCCATGACCCCCGCCCGCTGCCCGCTGCGCCTGGTGCTGCTGGATGCCGGCATCGTGGCGGAGCTGCAGGCCGCGGACCTGAGCAACTTCCGGGCCGTTTTCATGGCTGTGGCGATGGGGCAG GGCCAGAGAGTGGCCGAGCTCATCCTGCATCACGCCCGGGCCAGCGAGTGCAGGGACGTGCAGGCGTTCAAGGCTGAGATGGCCACACTGGTGACCCAGGCCAGGAAGAACACCATCACCCTGGAAAAG cTTCAAGTTTCCAGCCTTCTGTCCAATGTCTTTAAGTTACTGATGACTCACAAG ttaaaaatacatatacagaatTTACCCTAA